In Verrucomicrobiota bacterium, a single genomic region encodes these proteins:
- the accB gene encoding acetyl-CoA carboxylase biotin carboxyl carrier protein, giving the protein MELKEIKAIIDLMKKNDLAVFKLEKEGFKLELEAQRPVAPIVTAAPSPPAATVAPIAASPVPAPAAETRREFKEIVSPMVGTFYRAPSPESAPYVQVGQDVDEETVVCIIEAMKVMNEIKAEMRGVIAEVLVENGTPVQFGQPLFRVN; this is encoded by the coding sequence TTGGAACTCAAAGAGATCAAAGCCATCATCGATTTGATGAAGAAGAATGACCTGGCCGTATTCAAGCTTGAAAAGGAAGGCTTCAAGCTTGAACTCGAAGCGCAGCGGCCGGTTGCCCCGATCGTGACTGCTGCTCCGTCCCCCCCGGCGGCGACGGTTGCGCCGATCGCCGCCTCCCCGGTTCCAGCTCCGGCGGCAGAGACCAGGCGGGAATTCAAAGAGATTGTTTCTCCGATGGTCGGGACCTTTTACCGGGCGCCCTCTCCCGAATCTGCGCCGTACGTGCAGGTGGGTCAGGATGTCGATGAAGAAACGGTGGTCTGCATCATCGAAGCGATGAAAGTGATGAACGAAATCAAAGCCGAGATGCGCGGTGTCATTGCAGAGGTTCTCGTCGAGAACGGAACACCGGTTCAGTTCGGGCAACCTTTGTTCCGGGTCAATTAG
- a CDS encoding uracil-DNA glycosylase, which produces MTEVPLGTELQGHVQALAACRKCPLMRSTPVSGGPVHSKVMLIGQAPGVREPLLGRPFAWTAGKTMFKWFWETLEVGEAEFRATVYMAAVCRCFPGRGSQGGDRVPNRQEIENCSTWMQAEFALLKPELVIGVGKLAIGRFIAPLPPLHDLIGKIFPAERWGHRFDLVPLPHPSGASPWPRLEPGKSLTRTALGLIRDHPAWRTRTDFPVRKPAAAPPSPPDNAGNEC; this is translated from the coding sequence ATGACGGAAGTACCCCTTGGCACCGAACTGCAGGGCCACGTCCAGGCGCTGGCCGCGTGCCGAAAATGCCCGTTGATGCGTTCAACACCGGTTTCCGGCGGTCCGGTGCACAGCAAAGTCATGCTTATCGGCCAGGCTCCCGGCGTGAGAGAACCGTTGCTAGGCCGGCCCTTTGCCTGGACGGCCGGCAAGACCATGTTCAAATGGTTTTGGGAAACGCTGGAGGTGGGAGAGGCCGAGTTCCGCGCCACTGTCTACATGGCCGCAGTGTGCCGCTGCTTTCCGGGACGCGGGTCCCAAGGGGGCGACCGGGTGCCGAACCGCCAGGAGATCGAGAATTGTTCCACCTGGATGCAGGCGGAGTTTGCGCTGCTCAAACCTGAATTGGTGATCGGCGTGGGTAAACTCGCGATCGGCCGGTTCATCGCGCCGCTGCCGCCTTTGCACGACCTGATCGGAAAAATCTTTCCGGCTGAACGTTGGGGACACCGCTTCGATCTGGTGCCGCTGCCGCATCCTTCAGGCGCTTCACCCTGGCCCCGGCTTGAGCCCGGCAAGAGCCTCACCCGGACCGCCTTGGGGCTGATCCGCGATCACCCGGCCTGGCGAACCCGGACGGACTTTCCCGTTAGGAAACCGGCAGCCGCCCCGCCAAGCCCCCCTGACAACGCGGGAAATGAGTGCTAA